A DNA window from Verrucomicrobiota bacterium contains the following coding sequences:
- a CDS encoding ABC transporter ATP-binding protein has translation MDILQVTNVFKTFKTESHEVPVLRDVTFSIEKGSRCSILGPSGSGKTTLLGLCAGLDRPSRGSILLNGHALHESSEDELAEIRNQEVGFVFQNFQLIPSLSALENVLVPLELRGRSTPQKLAEDLLGRVGLGDRLDHFPVQLSGGEQQRVALARAFINKPSILFADEPTGNLDGETGALVEELLFDLNRESGTTLVLVTHNLDLARKTERIYKIHQGAVEGSDSL, from the coding sequence ATGGACATACTTCAAGTTACAAACGTATTTAAGACTTTCAAAACTGAAAGCCACGAAGTCCCTGTACTTCGGGACGTCACTTTTTCCATCGAGAAAGGCAGTCGCTGCTCCATTCTCGGGCCTTCCGGAAGCGGCAAGACCACCTTGCTCGGCCTCTGCGCCGGATTGGATCGCCCCTCCCGGGGAAGCATCCTGCTTAATGGACATGCCCTGCATGAATCGAGTGAAGATGAGCTGGCCGAGATAAGAAACCAGGAAGTGGGTTTTGTCTTCCAGAACTTTCAGTTGATTCCTTCTCTATCGGCATTGGAAAACGTGCTCGTGCCGCTCGAGCTTCGTGGTCGATCCACTCCTCAGAAATTAGCCGAAGATCTGCTGGGACGTGTTGGCCTCGGTGACCGACTGGATCACTTTCCTGTTCAACTTTCGGGTGGCGAGCAACAACGCGTTGCCCTTGCCAGAGCGTTTATAAACAAGCCATCCATACTTTTCGCTGATGAACCAACGGGTAATCTCGATGGAGAAACCGGGGCGTTGGTTGAAGAGCTCCTTTTTGATCTGAATCGCGAATCCGGAACTACCCTGGTTCTTGTAACTCACAATCTGGATCTGGCCCGCAAGACGGAGCGTATTTATAAAATCCATCAAGGCGCAGTCGAAGGATCCGACTCCTTATGA
- a CDS encoding ABC transporter permease, translated as MKQTSQGPSWKWVLLMSWRDSRRNRLKLVLFVLSIVFGLAAMVAIRGFRTNVEDAIQAQSKELLGADVEFHSNAPYSDEMESFISDLGGKRVDEVRMSTMALFESNGGSRLVQVRAFERAFPFYGVPETRPEGIIERFHDGRYVMMEESLMFQFSVAEGDRVKIGEIYFEVLGIVDRIPGESNLTGWVAPRVYISKNNLEATGLLQFGSRVSYRAYVQLENAVTIDADLGRERGFFRENRVSYDTVKEEQDQLGRSFQGVADLLNLIGFMALILGGVGVTSAVHVYLSGKMDTIAILRCLGTKSSIGVSIFLVQISGLGLLAALVGSLAGTAIQYFVPLVIKDFLPFELLPRFAWVDLFVGLLFGWLVCFLFTLLPLLPLRKISPLRVLRAGVEKPENLLKDPWVLAVLGALGITIFGFGLVQTDKEKMYLAFCGGLVAVLAILALISWLFLNGVKKLVPKRLPFAWRYGIANLYRPNNRTLLMITSLGLGFIIVLTLFLTKEAILDQLIVDRGANASNMIFFDIQSEQLEGVTQVINENELPIIEKAPLVNMRITEVNGKTVQEISRGDRDRDRDRDRGKDQARNEESSRPESWTLRREYRSTYRDHLTDSETLIEGVFTGASSMDVDYVPVSISKGLSEDMKLGIGDKLVFDIQGLPLDVEITSIREVDWNQVRANFFFVFPTGVLEEAPSMFILATRTPDPQVTAKVQAELITRFPNVSVIDLRLILATVDSILTKIAWVVQFMALFTICAGLLVMAGTIITSRYQRIRESVLLRTLGADSKIIIRILFIEFAAVGFLAALVGGFVSVGATWALMTFLFKLPLVIAWDMVVYGMLSMMVLTTGTGLLNTRGITHQSPLEILRQE; from the coding sequence ATGAAGCAGACTTCCCAAGGCCCATCCTGGAAATGGGTGTTATTAATGAGTTGGCGGGACAGCCGTCGCAACCGGCTGAAGTTAGTACTCTTCGTTCTGTCGATCGTCTTTGGTCTGGCTGCGATGGTAGCGATTCGCGGATTCCGCACGAATGTTGAAGATGCGATTCAGGCACAATCCAAGGAGTTGCTGGGTGCGGATGTCGAGTTTCATTCCAATGCGCCTTATTCCGATGAAATGGAAAGCTTTATTAGTGATCTTGGAGGAAAGCGGGTGGACGAAGTTCGTATGTCAACGATGGCGCTCTTTGAATCCAACGGAGGTAGTCGGTTGGTTCAAGTTCGTGCCTTTGAGCGGGCGTTTCCGTTTTATGGCGTTCCTGAAACACGTCCCGAAGGTATCATCGAGCGTTTTCACGATGGCCGCTATGTGATGATGGAAGAAAGCCTGATGTTCCAATTCTCCGTTGCAGAGGGCGATCGGGTAAAAATAGGGGAGATTTATTTTGAAGTGCTAGGGATAGTAGATCGCATTCCAGGTGAGTCCAATCTTACCGGTTGGGTGGCGCCTCGGGTTTATATTTCAAAAAATAATCTCGAAGCAACCGGGCTCCTTCAATTTGGCAGCCGGGTTTCTTACCGCGCGTATGTTCAACTTGAAAATGCAGTTACCATTGATGCCGATCTTGGTAGAGAGCGTGGGTTTTTTCGCGAGAACCGCGTTTCGTATGACACGGTAAAAGAAGAACAAGATCAATTAGGCCGATCTTTTCAAGGCGTTGCCGATCTTCTGAATCTGATTGGCTTTATGGCTCTGATTTTGGGTGGGGTGGGTGTAACCAGTGCGGTGCATGTTTACCTCAGCGGGAAAATGGATACCATTGCCATACTGCGCTGCCTCGGAACGAAGTCATCCATCGGAGTATCCATTTTTCTTGTGCAGATTTCCGGGCTCGGATTGCTTGCGGCTTTGGTGGGTTCCCTAGCCGGCACGGCGATTCAATACTTCGTCCCTCTGGTTATTAAGGATTTCCTGCCCTTCGAATTGTTACCGCGTTTTGCCTGGGTGGATCTCTTTGTCGGTCTTCTCTTTGGTTGGCTCGTTTGCTTTTTGTTTACTCTGTTGCCGTTGTTGCCTTTGAGGAAAATATCCCCTCTTCGCGTGCTGCGAGCCGGTGTGGAGAAACCGGAAAACTTATTGAAAGATCCCTGGGTGTTAGCCGTGTTGGGCGCGTTGGGAATTACCATCTTTGGTTTTGGATTAGTTCAGACAGATAAGGAAAAAATGTACCTGGCGTTTTGCGGAGGCCTTGTGGCGGTGTTAGCAATATTGGCTCTGATTTCCTGGTTGTTTCTCAACGGGGTAAAGAAATTGGTGCCAAAACGCTTACCGTTTGCCTGGCGTTATGGCATCGCAAATTTGTATCGGCCCAATAATCGGACCTTGTTAATGATTACATCGCTCGGCCTCGGATTTATTATTGTGCTTACCCTTTTCCTCACCAAAGAGGCGATTCTGGACCAGTTGATCGTTGATCGTGGAGCTAATGCGTCGAACATGATCTTTTTCGACATACAGTCCGAGCAGCTCGAGGGAGTTACTCAGGTGATAAATGAAAACGAATTACCTATCATAGAAAAGGCACCGCTGGTGAATATGCGGATCACAGAGGTTAATGGAAAAACGGTACAGGAAATTTCTCGAGGTGATCGAGATCGAGATCGAGATAGAGATAGAGGCAAGGACCAAGCGAGAAACGAAGAGTCAAGCCGTCCGGAATCGTGGACCTTGCGCCGAGAATACCGGTCAACCTACAGAGACCATCTCACCGATTCCGAAACCTTGATCGAAGGTGTGTTTACCGGGGCATCTTCCATGGATGTCGACTACGTGCCGGTTTCGATTTCCAAGGGATTGTCCGAAGACATGAAGCTCGGTATAGGTGACAAGCTTGTATTCGATATCCAGGGACTGCCGTTGGATGTAGAGATAACCAGCATTCGCGAAGTGGACTGGAATCAAGTCAGGGCTAATTTCTTTTTCGTATTCCCAACGGGTGTTCTCGAGGAAGCGCCTTCTATGTTTATTCTGGCGACCCGTACACCTGATCCTCAGGTGACCGCGAAGGTTCAGGCGGAATTGATCACCCGTTTTCCCAATGTTTCCGTAATTGATCTACGCCTCATCCTGGCAACCGTAGATTCTATTCTAACCAAGATTGCTTGGGTCGTTCAGTTTATGGCGCTCTTTACGATATGCGCGGGGTTATTAGTCATGGCTGGAACCATCATTACCAGTCGGTATCAACGCATTCGAGAGAGTGTGTTACTGCGAACCCTTGGTGCAGACTCGAAAATAATCATTCGAATCCTGTTTATAGAATTCGCGGCAGTTGGTTTTTTGGCCGCCCTGGTTGGTGGCTTTGTTTCGGTGGGAGCCACTTGGGCCTTGATGACTTTTCTATTCAAACTACCATTGGTAATCGCCTGGGATATGGTCGTTTATGGCATGCTTTCGATGATGGTGCTTACAACGGGTACCGGACTATTAAATACCAGGGGGATAACCCATCAATCGCCCCTGGAAATCCTGCGACAAGAGTAA